attaatttattttcttttggggggggggggggggggggggtgctgcagTACCCCTACTTCCGGCTGCTATGTCTCTGAGATCCAATCTGTGTGAATCAGACTTGAACGCTGGAATGAACTGATTTTCCTCTCCAGTAGAGGGCAGCATCTTTTGGGCTTTTTCAGCACATTTTGTTAACCTGGAAGTTATTCTGTGAAATGACTCACATCAGGCCACGAGTTGGTATTTTTCTCTGATTGGTAGGATTGGTTTAACTATATGGGCCAATCAAAGTTGAAAACGAAGGCCAAAAGCGGGGCTTACTTGCGTACGAGCCAATCAGTGCCAAGTCAGTAAACCTTGCCTGGGCTTGTTCAGTCGAGTGTTCGGGACGGGTGGACGTGTCCGCAAAGGTACTGTATGCTATCCATGCTTTAGGTGATTTATGTATTAAGTCGTTAACATAATGTTTTGGTTAGTCAATGTTATACAGTTAAGCAATTACCTTATGTTATTTTTTTCGACGTTTTGATTTGTTCGTTTGATTTTGCCACGTTGGTAACACGCGGTCCGGAGCACGGACAGATGTGACATTTAGACACTATCTTTGGCATCATTTCCACTCTTTTTAGTCATGAATTTGTTAGTTTTTTCAATTGAGGTAGCTAGTTCTAGCTATTGTGCCATAACTTAAACTTGTCTAATTTTGTCTTTTCGTTCGTTTTTTGccaatgaaataaataaaaaggtgTGTTGCAGATGTGATACTACATGGAAAGAGCGATGTCTGAAGCATGCACTTCAACTGGAAGTAAAACCCATCGCAAATCTTGGGGACTTATCAACAACTACAGATATTTATCCCGGAAAGCCATGTTCCTCAGTGCAGTGGAGAACGCCAGAGCACGGAAGAAGCATCAAAAGAAGAATAACATCTCCAATAAGAGAAAAAGGATAGAGGAAAACAATAAAACGCCGGACACTATCCAAagagtaaaaaatataaaattacCTGCGAGACACACGTGTCTAGAAGTTGATAGCACTCTAAAAACCACAGACTCATGGACTCATGTTGCTAAATTTGGACTGCCATTGCCCCCCACAGTAGATGGTTTACCGATAGCTGCTTCTGGGGACAACCGTGTAGCCAACCAGCAGACTTCAGAAGGCAAAAATCTGGTTGGGGCCGCTCTGAGTGAACTATGGGAGGTGGACAGTGGATTCTCGTCTGAGGCCAGCCCTCCTGCTAGTGGACGCACTTCTCCCTGCCTCACCATGTGCCCGACCACTGTGGTGGCAATGGACTGCGAGATGGTTGGTACAGGGCTGGCTGGGCGCACTAGTGAATTGGCACGCTGCAGCTTGGTAGATTACCATGGCAATGTCCTCTACGATAAGTACATCCGTCCGTGCCAGGCTGTGACCGACTACAGGACCCGTTGGAGTGGCATCCAGAGGCACCATTTACAGAACGCTCTGCCCTTCCCCAAGGCTAGGACAGAGGTAAGAAGAGAACTAACCCCTCATCATCACAAGATTGTCTGGTTCTATTTGGCCTTTTTAATAGTATGATTTCATTTGTGACTTCTGGACCAAAgattacagtagtctatatgcTAAGAATCCCAACTGGACCCAGCCAGGGTCTCAAAGGAAAGTAGATGTGCAATTTGAAgctgtttatttacattttacatttaagtcatttagcagacgctcttatccagagcgacttagtttAATACTTTGATTATTCCTATTTGTCTTGTATGTGTGTTCCTGTTGATAATGGCCACCAATACTATGTCTGCTTTTCTGGTCCAGATACTAGGAATACTGGATGGGAAAGTGGTGATCGGCCATGCTCTGTACAACGACTTCCGGGCCTTGGATTTTAACCACCCGGGTCACATGATCAGGGACACAAGTGGTATGCGTCTGCTCAGGCGACTGGCTGGCTTCCCCACAAAGCGCTGCGTCTCACTCAAGATCCTGGCCAACAGCCTCCTAAACAGGAAAATACAGGTGAGCGTTCCTCTCGGTGTGTTTGGTGACCATGTTTTTAAAAGCGTCTGAGGTTAGGGATCTGAAAAGATTGATGGTTatcttaacctctctagggtatgttggtcccacctggccaacattcagtgagattgcagagtgccaaattcaaatacagaaatactcattataaaaattcagaaaagatacaactattaaacataggtttaaagatgaacttcttgtgaatccaaccactgtgtcaaatttcaaaaatgctttacggcaaaagcataccttacaattatttgagaacatagcccagcagacaaatcattacaaacagtaaccagccaagtaaaAGTTaaacaagtcagaaatagagataaaattaatcccttaccttttgATCTTCatgtttgcactcagaagacattcgtttattcaataaatgttccctttgttcgataaagtctctttgTATCTGAACCTCTGTTTTGTGCACGTTTtattcagtaatccacaggctcaaacgcagtcacaacaggcagacgacAAATcgaaattgtatccgtaaagttcatagaaacatgtcaaacggtgtttatattcaatcctaaggttgtttttagcctaaatgctaaatgatctataatatttcaactggacaataacgtcgtcaatattAAAAGGTatacaagaaaggcactctctctgtgacacggcagggtccacaCATTCACTCATTGTTCAGAATACAAGCCCgaaaccatttctaaagacttgacctctagtggaaggcataggaactgcaatttgagtcctaagtcaatggatactgtaattgcattgaatagaaaactacacacACAAAAATTCCTACTTCcggaatggatttttctcaggttttcgcctgccaaatcagttatgttatactcacagacattattttaacagttttggaaactttagtgttttctatccaaattgactaattatatgcatatcctatcttctgggcccgagtagaaggccgtttaatttgggcatgcatttcatccaaaattccaaaagCTGCCctctaccctagagaagttaatagTCCTGTGTTGGGTTGGTCATTGGCGTTTTAACGTTTGTCATTTTGAGTCTGATGTCACGTGGTCTTTGTCTTGTCCCTGACAGGTTGGAAGGAGGGGCCACAGTTCAGTGGAGGATGCTCTGGCTTCCTTGGACCTGTATAAACTCGTGGAGGGGGAGTGGGAACAGGACATGCGAGAGAGGATGACGGACCGAGGCACAGGCACTCTCCCAGACCCCGCGACCTTAAACCACTACATGCAGGACCAATACTGGCCAGAGGACTTGACCGATGATGGCCATTGAGAGAAGCCTGTATAGGAGGGTTGACGGGGTAGATGTAGGCCAAGGGGTTTTAAGTCAAATGATCCAAGTTTGGCAAGCATGGCAGTATGGTTTAGTCAATATCAAGCTGCTCTTCTGACTGGCTAGTAACTGAAGTTCATGGAAAAAGAGGTGATATTAAATGAATCTGATTAGCTGATGTTGCACACATTCATGGTGGGAGCCACAGTTTCCACAGGGGATAAGGTCATGGCAACACATCCAGTCGCTCAATGTCATGTCAAGAATGGCAATCTTGGAACAAATGCAATGGCACGGGATTTATTTAATGCATTGCATCCATATGTCTTTTGTGTATGTTGAGCATGTTTGACTTAACATGTAGATAAAGTGGTAATCGGATACGAAACACATGCTTAACTTACTACTTGGATAATTACAACAATGCCTGGAAGTcttatgggtatctgctagcagcCCTTGTTATAACACCAGTTAAGAGGTAGTTTTGCAAACCAATGTtcacttccttcatactggacacacaATTTTATTATCCATGGATTCATCGAACTCTGGAAGtagataatgggcctctgtgacAAAATCTTGAAGTATTCCTTTAACTCACCATTTAAAGCTTTCTTGCATGAAATTACACCAGTATCTCCCGGTGAGTGGTCCATTGCCCCTTCAGTCACCTAATAGTGAACCATACTGCCAACTTGATGTTTTATGCTGCTGTTCTATGAAGACCCTGCTGTGCCTGTGCCCTAATTGGATATCAATATATTGGAATAAAAATAATTTACGAAAATGTTTACTGTCTTATCTAGAGGTCGGACGattattttaaatttttaatactgattattggaggaccaaaaaaagccgataccgattaatcagccatttttttattttatttatttttatttatttatttgcaatgacaattacaacaatactgaatgaacaatgagcacttattttaacttaatataatatatcaaataatgaaacatgttcaatttggtttaaataatgcaaaaacaaagtgttggagaagaaagtaaaagtttaatatgtgccatgtaaaaaagctaacgtttaagttccttgctcagaacatgagaacatatgaaagctggtggttccttttagcatgagtcttcaatattcccaggtaagaagttttaggttgtggttattaggactatttctctataccatttgtatttaatatacctttgactattggatgttcttataggcactttagtattgccagtgtgaCAGTATAGCTCCCGTCCCTGTCCTCGCCCCAGGAACACATCGACGACAGCCaacctcgaagcatcgttacccatcgctccacaaaagccgcaacCCTTGCAGAActaggggaacaactacttcaaggtctcagagcgagtgacgtcaccgattgaaacgcgattagctagccatttcatatcggttacaccagcctaatctcgggagttgataggtttgaagagctgctggcaaacg
This sequence is a window from Oncorhynchus gorbuscha isolate QuinsamMale2020 ecotype Even-year linkage group LG01, OgorEven_v1.0, whole genome shotgun sequence. Protein-coding genes within it:
- the LOC124039726 gene encoding apoptosis-enhancing nuclease-like encodes the protein MERAMSEACTSTGSKTHRKSWGLINNYRYLSRKAMFLSAVENARARKKHQKKNNISNKRKRIEENNKTPDTIQRVKNIKLPARHTCLEVDSTLKTTDSWTHVAKFGLPLPPTVDGLPIAASGDNRVANQQTSEGKNLVGAALSELWEVDSGFSSEASPPASGRTSPCLTMCPTTVVAMDCEMVGTGLAGRTSELARCSLVDYHGNVLYDKYIRPCQAVTDYRTRWSGIQRHHLQNALPFPKARTEILGILDGKVVIGHALYNDFRALDFNHPGHMIRDTSGMRLLRRLAGFPTKRCVSLKILANSLLNRKIQVGRRGHSSVEDALASLDLYKLVEGEWEQDMRERMTDRGTGTLPDPATLNHYMQDQYWPEDLTDDGH